Proteins co-encoded in one Haloarcula pelagica genomic window:
- a CDS encoding NAD-dependent epimerase/dehydratase family protein, whose translation MTETVLVTGGRGRSGRWICDRLAGDYDVVCIDLDHPGWEVAERDHLTFRAADVTDGGEVRDLVAEFDPAAVVHWAALPAPERHAGTRVFETNVSATYNVLDAAGRAGADVVWASSESAYGLAFAAETPLPAYLPMDEGHPMAPEDPYGTSKVAGEAVAKMVARRDGISVASIRPSWIQYPGEYNCLDIEDLADGAGNCWSYVDVRDVASLVAAALDADFDGHEAFHAAAADNYMGRPTADLVAEYFGELPAECELDGEQSALSTATARSLLDWAPEHDWRTAGDAAVDEPTLLAE comes from the coding sequence ATGACCGAGACAGTGCTGGTCACCGGCGGCCGTGGCCGCTCGGGGCGCTGGATCTGTGACCGCCTCGCCGGCGACTACGATGTCGTCTGTATCGACCTGGACCACCCCGGCTGGGAGGTCGCCGAACGCGACCACCTCACCTTCCGGGCGGCGGACGTGACCGACGGCGGCGAGGTCCGGGACCTCGTCGCGGAGTTCGACCCCGCGGCGGTGGTCCACTGGGCGGCGCTGCCGGCGCCCGAACGCCACGCCGGCACGCGCGTGTTCGAGACGAACGTCTCGGCGACCTACAACGTGCTAGACGCCGCGGGCCGGGCGGGTGCGGACGTGGTGTGGGCCTCCTCCGAGAGCGCCTACGGACTGGCCTTCGCCGCGGAGACGCCGCTGCCGGCGTATCTCCCGATGGACGAGGGACATCCGATGGCGCCCGAAGACCCCTACGGCACCTCGAAGGTGGCCGGCGAGGCGGTCGCCAAGATGGTCGCCCGCCGGGACGGGATCAGCGTCGCCTCGATCCGGCCCTCCTGGATCCAGTACCCCGGCGAGTACAACTGCCTCGATATCGAGGATCTGGCCGACGGTGCCGGCAACTGCTGGTCGTACGTCGACGTTCGAGACGTGGCGAGTCTCGTCGCCGCGGCCCTCGACGCCGACTTCGACGGGCACGAGGCGTTCCACGCCGCTGCGGCGGACAACTACATGGGCCGACCGACCGCCGACCTCGTGGCCGAGTACTTCGGCGAACTCCCGGCGGAGTGTGAACTGGACGGCGAGCAGTCGGCGCTCTCGACCGCGACGGCCCGCAGTCTGCTGGACTGGGCGCCCGAACACGACTGGCGGACGGCCGGCGACGCCGCGGTCGACGAGCCGACGCTGCTGGCCGAGTAG
- a CDS encoding thiol-activated cytolysin family protein, whose translation MGSDDETETVDRRTLLRTAAALSTAGLAGCSISTPFGDLGGGGSGGGGSSASGGGGSSATRTPTPVTATRQPSTATPTPTATDTPTATATDTPTATATDTPTATPTATDTDTPTATPTPSTNPVVTPIEPQTPIPCVVDGSCVPDSVVDNSTTLPQEPVFVPEEPLLPADPVIVDPSVFNNTGTSSVGDPSEVSNSGTIDVTVTPETGRASSSTVGSKGTERRGDMICTTQQRRVTSGSGTNFLLNPQLGTIWPGAIIEAESIAKGQFSPALSSSRRNGTPASQIRNPIELSVSLRNISGENTRTVQTPSLGNFRSALDDILGQYNRNASTPARMQYSIHQIHSAKQLDVTLGVHYDSLKVQVDNTFDFSSRSETNKLMAQFYQQYYTADISLPNPVANGVVSDPATYLEPNDVVVKNVTYGRMLLFSAESKYERTEIENALDVALNIGAGRGTASLDVKHKQVLRDTEINVQVLGGAATQGAQLISKPGEGALQAIKDFIQDGATYDPQQSPGVPIAYQTKYLSNLDTANTYMTTTYTERNCRPTTRSYRVHNMDWRVVTEDDPGNEEEIYGDVYVVGWPIQQGAQVTGTSARIEPRGGRSDGRVWHRSRSSHVNIREGRRKGLNVDEELVFDGAHELDTSRSYIQVTARPYEKDPTSNDDFGNKKNVKWFLDQSPSDPDRAGRGGGKFTQRWNDHGSELELSFDISPMPP comes from the coding sequence ATGGGTTCTGATGACGAGACCGAGACGGTCGACCGACGGACGCTCTTACGAACTGCCGCCGCGCTGTCGACGGCGGGCCTCGCTGGCTGTTCGATATCGACGCCTTTCGGGGACCTCGGCGGGGGCGGTAGTGGGGGCGGGGGAAGCAGCGCCAGCGGTGGGGGCGGTAGCAGTGCCACCCGGACGCCGACGCCGGTGACGGCCACGCGCCAGCCAAGCACTGCGACGCCCACGCCGACAGCTACCGATACACCGACGGCAACGGCGACGGATACGCCGACCGCGACGGCGACGGATACGCCGACTGCGACGCCGACCGCGACGGACACGGACACGCCGACCGCCACGCCGACCCCGTCTACCAACCCCGTCGTCACGCCGATCGAGCCACAGACGCCGATCCCCTGTGTCGTCGACGGGAGCTGTGTGCCCGACAGCGTCGTCGACAACAGCACGACGCTCCCCCAGGAACCGGTGTTCGTCCCGGAGGAGCCGCTCCTGCCGGCCGACCCGGTGATCGTCGACCCGAGCGTGTTCAACAACACGGGCACGTCGTCGGTCGGCGACCCGAGCGAAGTCTCGAACAGCGGCACCATCGACGTGACGGTCACGCCCGAGACGGGCAGGGCGAGCAGTTCCACCGTCGGCAGCAAGGGGACCGAGCGGCGCGGCGACATGATCTGTACGACCCAACAGCGCCGCGTCACGTCCGGTAGCGGGACGAACTTCCTGTTGAATCCCCAGTTGGGAACCATCTGGCCGGGGGCGATCATCGAGGCCGAGAGCATCGCCAAGGGACAGTTCTCGCCGGCGCTGTCGTCCAGCCGCCGCAACGGGACTCCCGCGAGCCAGATCCGCAATCCGATCGAACTGTCGGTCTCGCTACGGAACATCAGCGGGGAGAACACGCGGACGGTCCAGACCCCCTCTCTGGGGAACTTCCGGAGTGCACTCGACGATATCCTCGGGCAGTACAACCGGAACGCGAGCACGCCGGCCCGGATGCAGTACAGTATCCACCAGATCCACTCGGCGAAGCAACTGGATGTCACGCTCGGCGTCCACTACGACAGCCTGAAGGTCCAGGTCGACAACACGTTCGACTTCTCCAGCCGGTCGGAGACGAACAAGCTGATGGCACAGTTCTATCAACAGTACTACACCGCCGACATCTCGCTTCCCAACCCCGTCGCCAACGGCGTCGTCTCGGACCCGGCGACGTATCTCGAACCCAACGATGTCGTCGTCAAGAACGTCACCTACGGACGGATGCTGTTGTTCTCGGCCGAATCGAAGTACGAGCGGACCGAGATCGAAAACGCGCTCGACGTTGCGCTGAACATCGGCGCGGGCCGAGGAACGGCGTCGCTCGATGTCAAACACAAACAGGTGCTCCGGGACACCGAGATCAACGTGCAGGTGCTGGGCGGGGCCGCCACGCAGGGGGCACAGCTCATCAGCAAACCCGGCGAGGGGGCGCTCCAGGCGATCAAAGACTTCATTCAGGACGGCGCGACCTACGACCCCCAGCAGTCGCCGGGGGTCCCCATCGCCTACCAGACGAAGTATCTGAGCAACCTCGATACGGCGAACACCTACATGACCACGACCTACACCGAGCGCAACTGCCGGCCGACGACGCGGTCCTACCGCGTCCACAACATGGACTGGCGGGTCGTCACGGAGGACGATCCCGGCAACGAGGAGGAGATCTACGGCGACGTGTACGTCGTCGGCTGGCCGATCCAACAGGGGGCACAGGTCACGGGCACGAGTGCCCGCATCGAACCCCGCGGCGGCCGCAGCGACGGCCGCGTCTGGCACCGGTCGCGCAGTTCCCACGTCAACATCAGAGAGGGGCGGCGCAAGGGGCTCAACGTCGACGAGGAACTCGTCTTCGACGGCGCCCACGAACTCGACACGAGCCGGTCGTACATCCAGGTCACCGCCCGTCCCTACGAGAAAGACCCGACCTCGAACGACGACTTCGGCAACAAAAAGAACGTCAAGTGGTTCCTCGACCAGTCGCCCAGCGACCCCGACCGCGCGGGACGGGGCGGCGGGAAGTTCACCCAGCGCTGGAACGACCACGGGTCGGAACTGGAACTCTCGTTCGACATCTCGCCGATGCCGCCGTGA
- a CDS encoding histidine kinase N-terminal 7TM domain-containing protein: MTLASVLHVAVLALSVVVTTGLAGYAWRHRREHGATAFLGLMAGFSVYSGTHLIGLLTVDQGWRLFWEYVQWTGTAVVPVFWLLFALAYTGYDEVVDRRTVAALSVVPAMTVALTWTNGWHGLMWAQNTLIVVDGLAIFEQTFGPWFWVYTVFMYGVVGAGGVLLLRLVWVSDHLYADQAILVVLGVAAPIVASGLSVLSVTPTGNPPLDMTPYSFLVTGTAFGYALFRHRLFDLVPATRQLGRNAVIQHLEDGVVIVDTERQVLYINLTAAELFDCTPAAVLGRPVRSLVDDSAIDFDTEDALAEVELDGGVYEVRTSPIQDRHGRLTGHTLVVHDITARTRRERRLERLDDLNTAVRGVHRALVGADGDDDVTRAVCDRLVDTGLYQAACAADLATWNGEADCWTVAGADGEEPTLPSDIPVQTDGGAAVAVADPDDQHGTWTVVPLVYGPTVYGALALQSSRDDGTITDREREVLSELGELIGYALDAAENRRLLSADSVVELTFHSEDTDGTLLAAAGGADCRLELDGLVPNVADGHLAYLRTDGDPEAVATELAALGATRVRTVHADDGLLELLLPEGTLVGALVDDGAHVLEVTVADGTTEAVVEVATDADVRGIVDRVTSAFTATRLDAKHRRDRPALRDDGLSSETTAALTDRQREALETAYRAGYFDWPRESTAEEVAATLEITAPTLHAHLRKAEGALFADLFDRDRDQNA; the protein is encoded by the coding sequence ATGACGCTCGCGTCCGTCCTCCACGTCGCCGTGCTCGCGCTCTCGGTGGTGGTGACGACCGGACTGGCCGGCTACGCCTGGCGCCACCGGCGCGAGCACGGTGCGACGGCGTTTCTGGGGTTGATGGCCGGCTTCTCGGTGTACTCGGGCACCCACCTGATCGGCCTCCTGACGGTCGATCAGGGGTGGCGACTGTTCTGGGAGTACGTCCAGTGGACCGGCACCGCCGTCGTCCCGGTGTTCTGGCTCCTGTTCGCGCTGGCCTACACCGGCTACGACGAGGTGGTCGACCGCCGGACCGTCGCCGCGCTCTCGGTCGTGCCGGCGATGACCGTCGCGCTCACGTGGACGAACGGCTGGCACGGGCTCATGTGGGCCCAGAACACGCTGATCGTCGTCGACGGGCTGGCGATCTTCGAGCAGACGTTCGGCCCGTGGTTCTGGGTGTACACCGTGTTCATGTACGGCGTCGTCGGTGCCGGTGGCGTCCTGTTGCTCCGGCTCGTGTGGGTCTCCGATCACCTCTACGCCGATCAGGCGATCCTCGTCGTCCTGGGGGTGGCCGCACCCATCGTCGCCAGCGGGCTCTCCGTACTCTCGGTGACACCGACCGGCAACCCGCCGCTGGACATGACGCCGTACTCGTTCCTGGTGACCGGGACGGCCTTCGGCTACGCGCTGTTTCGCCACCGGCTGTTCGATCTGGTGCCCGCGACCCGCCAGCTCGGCCGCAACGCCGTCATCCAGCACCTCGAAGACGGCGTCGTCATCGTCGACACGGAGCGGCAGGTGCTGTATATCAACCTGACCGCCGCGGAGCTGTTCGACTGCACGCCGGCGGCCGTCCTCGGGCGCCCGGTCCGCTCGCTCGTCGACGACTCGGCCATCGACTTCGACACGGAGGACGCGCTGGCGGAGGTCGAACTCGACGGCGGCGTCTACGAGGTCCGGACCTCGCCGATCCAGGACCGCCACGGCCGGCTGACCGGCCACACGCTCGTCGTCCACGACATCACGGCCCGGACGCGCCGCGAGCGTCGGCTCGAACGCCTGGACGACCTCAACACGGCGGTCCGCGGCGTCCACCGGGCGCTGGTCGGCGCCGACGGGGACGACGATGTCACCCGGGCGGTCTGTGACCGACTCGTCGACACCGGCCTCTATCAGGCTGCGTGTGCCGCCGACCTCGCGACCTGGAACGGCGAGGCCGACTGCTGGACCGTCGCCGGGGCCGACGGGGAGGAACCGACGCTCCCCAGCGACATCCCGGTCCAGACCGACGGCGGGGCGGCGGTCGCGGTCGCCGACCCCGACGATCAACACGGCACCTGGACCGTCGTCCCGCTGGTCTACGGCCCGACCGTCTACGGGGCGCTGGCACTGCAGTCCTCGCGGGACGACGGCACGATCACCGACCGGGAGCGCGAGGTGCTGTCCGAACTGGGCGAACTCATCGGCTACGCGCTCGACGCCGCCGAGAACCGCCGGCTCCTGAGCGCCGACTCGGTCGTCGAACTCACGTTCCACAGCGAGGACACCGACGGGACGCTGCTCGCGGCCGCCGGCGGGGCCGACTGCCGGCTCGAACTCGACGGGCTGGTCCCGAACGTCGCGGACGGTCACCTGGCGTATCTCCGCACCGACGGCGACCCCGAGGCTGTCGCGACGGAACTCGCCGCGCTCGGTGCGACCCGCGTGCGGACGGTCCACGCCGACGACGGACTGCTCGAACTCCTCCTGCCCGAGGGGACACTCGTCGGCGCGCTCGTCGACGACGGCGCACACGTCCTGGAAGTCACCGTCGCGGACGGGACCACCGAGGCCGTCGTGGAAGTCGCGACCGACGCCGATGTCCGGGGGATCGTCGATCGGGTCACGTCGGCGTTCACCGCGACGCGGCTGGACGCCAAGCACCGGCGCGACCGGCCGGCGCTCCGTGACGACGGGCTCTCCAGCGAGACGACCGCGGCGCTCACCGACCGCCAGCGGGAGGCACTGGAGACGGCCTACCGGGCGGGCTACTTCGACTGGCCCCGGGAATCGACGGCCGAGGAGGTCGCCGCTACGCTGGAGATCACGGCGCCGACGCTGCACGCCCACCTCCGGAAAGCCGAGGGGGCGCTGTTTGCCGACCTCTTCGACCGGGATCGTGACCAGAACGCGTGA
- a CDS encoding 60S ribosomal export protein NMD3 has translation MSRSGEFCPRCGDEIPERAGERPSVAGQRDPDSVLCDACYFEEFDLVDAPDRIEVRVCSRCGAVHKGNRWVDVGAEDYTDIAVDQVSDALGVHVDAQSVAWQVAPEQVDKNTIRMHAEFSGVIRETPVTEEVVVPVKISRQTCERCGKIAGGSFASVVQVRADGRDPTDEELERAEEIAEEYIAAREDTGDRNAFITETSTVDEGLNMKISTTQMGHGIAKRITAQLGGSYSDSKRLISEDEDGQRLYRVTYAVRLPRYRQGEVIDPEDGDGPVLVRSVQGNLKGVRLATGDHYEARFEDGEAPDATRLGFREDGQETTLVAVEDAHAVQVLDPETFESVTVPRPDYLDTDADTVTVIKSRSGLHILPERADDE, from the coding sequence ATGAGCCGGTCGGGAGAGTTCTGTCCGCGCTGTGGCGACGAGATTCCGGAACGGGCCGGCGAGCGGCCGAGCGTCGCCGGCCAGCGCGATCCGGACAGCGTGCTGTGTGACGCCTGTTACTTCGAGGAGTTCGACCTCGTCGACGCGCCCGACCGCATCGAGGTACGGGTCTGCTCGCGGTGTGGCGCGGTCCACAAGGGGAACCGCTGGGTCGATGTCGGCGCCGAGGACTACACCGACATCGCCGTCGACCAGGTCAGCGACGCCCTGGGAGTCCACGTCGACGCCCAGTCGGTCGCCTGGCAGGTCGCCCCCGAGCAGGTCGACAAGAACACGATCCGGATGCACGCGGAGTTCTCCGGCGTGATCCGGGAGACGCCGGTCACCGAGGAGGTCGTCGTCCCGGTGAAGATCTCCCGCCAGACCTGCGAGCGCTGCGGGAAGATCGCCGGGGGGTCGTTCGCCAGCGTCGTCCAGGTGCGAGCGGACGGCCGGGACCCGACCGACGAGGAGCTCGAACGGGCCGAGGAGATCGCCGAGGAGTACATCGCCGCCCGCGAGGACACCGGCGACCGCAACGCCTTCATCACGGAGACCAGCACCGTCGACGAGGGGCTGAACATGAAGATCTCGACGACCCAGATGGGCCACGGGATCGCAAAGCGCATCACTGCCCAACTGGGCGGGTCGTACTCCGATTCGAAACGTCTCATCAGCGAGGACGAGGACGGCCAGCGCCTCTATCGGGTCACCTACGCCGTCCGCCTGCCACGGTACCGCCAGGGCGAGGTCATCGACCCCGAGGACGGCGACGGCCCCGTCCTCGTGCGGTCGGTCCAGGGGAACCTCAAGGGCGTGCGCCTGGCGACCGGCGACCACTACGAGGCCCGGTTCGAGGACGGCGAGGCACCCGACGCGACGCGACTGGGTTTCCGTGAGGACGGCCAGGAGACCACCCTGGTCGCCGTCGAGGACGCCCACGCCGTCCAGGTCCTCGATCCGGAGACGTTCGAGAGCGTGACCGTGCCCCGACCGGACTATCTGGACACCGACGCCGACACCGTGACGGTCATCAAGAGCCGGTCGGGGCTGCATATCCTGCCCGAGCGGGCCGACGATGAGTGA
- a CDS encoding class I SAM-dependent methyltransferase: MSEDQPGSDPTSHGDALAVVIAKPRAQTVIEQLRAEGVYDADRSVQAWDEAGVAVPVTEPPQSVTYREVVRQVGEPRLRTLADHLRERSWTDAECEQAPSSWAVIGSVVLVDIGDSPRPAEVGEALLQLHGEADTVLARHGIAGDHREPDVEVIAGTGDTETVHVEHGTRYALDLAEVMFSPGNKAERARMGEAVERDEHVLDMFAGVGYFTLPMARAGANVTAVERNPTAFRFLVENTMLNDVSERVEPYRADCRDVVSNLATEQRADRVVMGYYEASAPRAEDSRAPPDASHEYLDSALAALAPGGVVHMHEATPEALVFDRPVDRLESAAADAGRSVEVLDTRRVKGYSEGVAHVVVDARVE; this comes from the coding sequence ATGAGTGAGGACCAGCCCGGGAGCGACCCCACGAGCCACGGGGACGCACTCGCGGTCGTCATCGCAAAACCCCGCGCACAGACGGTCATCGAACAGCTCCGGGCGGAGGGCGTCTACGACGCCGACCGGAGCGTCCAGGCGTGGGACGAGGCGGGCGTCGCGGTCCCGGTGACCGAGCCGCCACAGTCGGTCACGTACCGCGAGGTGGTCCGACAGGTCGGGGAACCGCGGCTTCGGACGCTCGCCGACCACCTCCGCGAGCGGAGCTGGACCGACGCCGAGTGCGAGCAGGCCCCCTCGTCGTGGGCCGTCATCGGCAGCGTCGTCCTCGTCGACATCGGCGACAGCCCCCGGCCGGCGGAGGTCGGCGAGGCGCTCCTCCAGTTACACGGCGAGGCCGACACCGTGCTTGCCCGCCACGGCATCGCCGGCGACCACCGCGAACCGGACGTGGAGGTGATCGCCGGCACCGGTGACACCGAGACGGTCCACGTCGAACACGGGACCCGCTACGCGCTGGATCTGGCCGAGGTGATGTTCTCGCCGGGGAACAAGGCCGAGCGCGCTCGGATGGGCGAGGCGGTCGAGCGGGACGAACACGTGCTGGATATGTTCGCCGGCGTCGGCTACTTCACGCTGCCGATGGCCCGCGCGGGGGCGAACGTCACGGCCGTCGAGCGCAACCCGACCGCCTTCCGCTTTCTCGTCGAGAACACGATGCTCAACGACGTGAGCGAGCGCGTCGAACCGTACCGGGCGGACTGTCGCGATGTCGTGTCCAATCTCGCCACCGAACAGCGCGCCGACCGCGTGGTGATGGGCTACTACGAGGCCTCCGCGCCGCGCGCGGAGGACAGTCGGGCTCCGCCCGACGCTTCCCACGAGTACCTCGACAGCGCGCTGGCCGCGCTCGCGCCGGGCGGCGTCGTCCACATGCACGAGGCCACGCCCGAAGCGCTGGTCTTCGACCGCCCCGTCGACCGCTTGGAATCGGCGGCCGCCGACGCCGGTCGGTCGGTCGAGGTGCTCGACACCCGCCGCGTGAAAGGTTACAGCGAGGGTGTCGCCCACGTCGTCGTCGACGCCCGTGTGGAGTGA
- a CDS encoding ATP-dependent DNA helicase — translation MYPARIHDEFPAPSYRGNQKQALADIRAAFEAGNDVVLVRAPTGSGKSLLARAIAGCARTAGEAAAEQVCDAYYTTPQVSQLDDVAEDALLSDLSVIRGKNNYDCILPGETDTPVNQAPCVREREFDCQVKHRCPYFSDRAIASNRRIAAMTLAYFMQTAGSDVFGKRDVVVVDEAHGLGDWAEMYATIDLSPGTIPLWGDIDVPALDGLDDAVALAERVEHVAERRVKALRGNAELSPDEVAERDSLNTLRQDLQWFQEDYRDPDSATTWVVDQPDGEGGAVTIKPMNPERYLKHTVWDRGNRFALLSATILNKAAFCANVGLDPENVALVEVGHTFPVENRPLYDVTQGKMTYEHREETLPDIARTVVRIMAAHPDEKGLVHCHSYAIKERLRELLDDFGVGSRVRDHDKEGRDAALSAWKRSDNPDCFLSVKMEEALDLEGDLCRWQVVCKAPYPNTRDSRVARRLEDDQWGWYYRTALRTVIQACGRVVRAPDDYGATYLADSSLLDLFDRASHDTPDWFGAQVARLSKPDLPRFDPDAALSGVSAGTKRRRDRSRSRSGDGSHPLSDVWD, via the coding sequence GTGTACCCGGCGCGGATCCACGACGAGTTTCCCGCCCCCAGCTACCGCGGGAACCAGAAACAGGCCCTGGCGGACATCCGTGCGGCGTTCGAGGCCGGCAACGATGTCGTCCTCGTGCGTGCGCCGACTGGCAGCGGCAAGTCCTTGCTGGCCCGGGCCATCGCTGGCTGCGCCCGCACGGCCGGCGAGGCCGCCGCCGAACAGGTCTGTGACGCCTACTACACGACGCCACAGGTCTCACAACTGGACGACGTGGCCGAGGACGCCCTGCTGTCGGACCTCTCGGTGATCCGCGGGAAGAACAACTACGACTGCATCCTCCCGGGCGAGACGGACACGCCGGTGAACCAGGCCCCCTGCGTCCGCGAACGGGAGTTCGACTGCCAGGTCAAACACCGCTGTCCGTACTTCTCTGACCGCGCTATCGCCTCGAACCGCCGCATCGCCGCGATGACGCTCGCGTACTTCATGCAGACCGCCGGCAGCGATGTCTTCGGCAAGCGCGACGTGGTCGTCGTCGACGAGGCCCACGGGCTTGGCGACTGGGCGGAGATGTACGCCACCATCGACCTCTCGCCCGGGACCATCCCGCTGTGGGGCGACATCGACGTGCCCGCCCTCGACGGCCTGGACGACGCCGTCGCCCTGGCCGAACGGGTCGAACACGTCGCCGAGCGCCGCGTGAAAGCACTCCGGGGCAACGCCGAACTCTCGCCCGACGAAGTGGCCGAGCGGGACTCGCTGAACACGCTGCGCCAGGACCTCCAGTGGTTCCAGGAGGACTACCGTGATCCCGACAGCGCGACCACCTGGGTCGTCGACCAGCCCGACGGCGAGGGCGGGGCGGTCACGATCAAGCCGATGAACCCCGAGCGGTACCTCAAACACACCGTCTGGGACCGCGGGAACCGCTTTGCCCTGCTGTCGGCGACCATCCTCAACAAGGCGGCCTTCTGTGCCAACGTCGGCCTCGACCCCGAGAACGTCGCCTTGGTCGAGGTCGGCCACACCTTCCCCGTCGAGAACCGGCCGCTGTACGACGTGACCCAGGGGAAGATGACCTACGAGCACCGCGAGGAGACACTGCCGGACATCGCCCGGACGGTCGTCCGCATCATGGCGGCCCACCCCGACGAGAAGGGACTGGTCCACTGCCACTCCTACGCCATCAAGGAGCGCCTGCGGGAACTGCTGGACGACTTCGGCGTCGGGTCCCGTGTCCGCGACCACGACAAAGAGGGACGGGACGCCGCCCTCTCGGCCTGGAAGCGCAGCGACAACCCCGACTGTTTCCTCTCGGTGAAGATGGAGGAGGCCTTGGACCTCGAAGGTGACCTCTGTCGATGGCAGGTCGTCTGCAAGGCGCCCTACCCCAACACCCGGGACTCCCGGGTCGCGCGCCGCCTGGAGGACGACCAGTGGGGCTGGTACTATCGGACCGCTCTGCGGACGGTCATCCAGGCGTGTGGCCGTGTCGTGCGGGCGCCCGACGACTACGGCGCGACCTACCTGGCGGACTCGTCGCTGCTCGACCTGTTCGACCGGGCGAGCCACGACACCCCCGACTGGTTCGGTGCACAGGTCGCTCGGCTCTCGAAACCGGACCTCCCGCGGTTCGACCCGGACGCGGCGCTGTCGGGTGTCAGCGCCGGCACGAAACGGCGTCGCGACCGCTCGCGGTCGCGCTCGGGCGACGGGAGCCACCCCCTGTCCGATGTCTGGGACTAG
- a CDS encoding cold-shock protein produces MAQGTVDFFNDTGGYGFIDTEDADEDVFFHMEDVGGPDLEEGQEIEFDIEQADKGPRATNVVRN; encoded by the coding sequence ATGGCGCAAGGAACTGTTGATTTCTTCAACGACACTGGCGGTTACGGTTTCATCGATACTGAGGACGCGGACGAGGACGTTTTCTTCCACATGGAAGACGTTGGCGGCCCGGACCTCGAAGAGGGACAGGAGATCGAATTCGACATCGAACAGGCCGACAAGGGCCCGCGCGCGACCAACGTCGTCCGCAACTAA
- a CDS encoding DUF7561 family protein: protein MASQPCDGCGTAVSIGGGITGIWASKSQPTEGIILELADDTEHFLCYDCIDRLPDDREVTAADVAGLGE from the coding sequence ATGGCATCCCAGCCCTGCGACGGCTGTGGCACCGCGGTGTCCATCGGCGGCGGTATCACGGGTATCTGGGCGAGCAAGAGCCAGCCGACCGAGGGGATCATCCTCGAACTGGCCGACGACACCGAACACTTCCTCTGTTACGACTGTATCGACCGGCTCCCGGACGACCGTGAGGTCACCGCCGCCGACGTGGCCGGACTGGGCGAGTAG
- a CDS encoding class I SAM-dependent methyltransferase, with the protein MKKSIDEHAARFSDHAADYDESQDSREYRACADLVVEHAAPGADDVVLDLGAGTGAIAFGVAPDAERVIGRDISEGMLERAREKAAERGIENATFGEGRFRDPNVDSAVDIVTSNFALHHLSDAEKREAIDVVAGLAPRRIVLGDVMFFGEPNPEDPFYSPEVDDPATVGVLADAFTGAGYALTAVEMVSEQVGVLVAERN; encoded by the coding sequence ATGAAGAAGTCCATCGACGAGCACGCAGCACGGTTCTCCGACCACGCCGCCGACTACGACGAGAGCCAGGACTCCCGGGAGTACCGGGCCTGTGCGGATCTCGTCGTCGAACACGCCGCCCCCGGGGCGGACGACGTGGTACTCGACCTGGGCGCCGGCACCGGCGCAATCGCCTTCGGGGTCGCACCCGACGCCGAGCGCGTGATCGGCCGGGACATCAGCGAGGGGATGCTCGAACGGGCCCGCGAGAAGGCCGCCGAGCGCGGGATCGAGAACGCCACGTTCGGCGAGGGCCGGTTCCGCGACCCCAACGTCGACAGCGCGGTCGACATCGTCACCTCGAACTTCGCGCTACATCACCTGAGCGACGCGGAGAAACGCGAGGCGATCGATGTCGTCGCCGGTCTGGCGCCCCGCCGGATCGTCCTCGGTGACGTGATGTTCTTCGGCGAACCGAACCCCGAGGACCCGTTCTACAGCCCCGAGGTCGACGACCCGGCGACGGTCGGCGTGCTGGCCGACGCGTTCACGGGCGCCGGCTACGCCCTGACCGCCGTCGAGATGGTCAGCGAGCAGGTCGGGGTGCTTGTCGCCGAGCGGAACTGA